One stretch of Miscanthus floridulus cultivar M001 chromosome 18, ASM1932011v1, whole genome shotgun sequence DNA includes these proteins:
- the LOC136521453 gene encoding uncharacterized protein, with product MRRSSSGARVSDSGVVVVSGSEAALPTYDPLSAAGRREAARTRALGRAVHCIPVVLLPCALLLWLSASSHTHLD from the exons ATGAGGCGATCGTCGAGCGGGGCGCGCGTGTCGGACAgcggcgtcgtcgtcgtcagcgggAGCGAGGCGGCTCTGCCGACATACGACCCGCTGTCGGCGGCGGGGAGGCGGGAGGCGGCGCGGACGCGGGCGCTGGGGCGCGCCGTGCACTGCATCCCCGTGGTGCTTCTCCCCTGCGCCCTCCTCCTCTGGCTCTCCGCCTCCTCCCACACCCACCTCG ATTGA
- the LOC136519910 gene encoding uncharacterized protein isoform X2 has product MRFFKGSKVEVLQEAEVPFGSWRPGEIISGNGHTYLVRYDESPVDSSVAVERVPRRLMRPRPPVDDPVRWSLGTILEAFDSYSWKVAEVVRVLGKNQYLVRLLGSSLELSAHASDLRLRKLWLDDRWVVTQKYSARCLDGGAFRGRSKDGNLDHNHNFRMDRRIQLENLNAFEGDTSRGIKRKSSAMSTHPQCSEITKRLRTPNRKGRYSKLVDRGSFPLAEKVDAVDSPCFMLGGKYMHASHKGHTRTTEEFSDTESISSSVGSSSPNSTPHRSQYYNLVYQSGDTCSRTDDDEASTFERETSEHDNDGLREETHLLEETHLLELHAYRSTMLALYACGSISWEQEALLTNLRSSRAKTVVPD; this is encoded by the exons ATGAGATTCTTCAAGGGGAGCAAGGTGGAGGTACTGCAGGAGGCAGAGGTGCCATTTGGTTCTTGGAGGCCTGGTGAGATCATCTCCGGCAATGGACACACCTACTTGGTGAGATATGATGAAAGTCCCGTTGACTCTAGCGTGGCTGTTGAAAGGGTGCCAAGAAGGTTGATGAGACCTCGCCCTCCTGTGGATGATCCTGTACGCTGGAGTTTGGGTACTATTCTTGAGGCCTTTGACAGCTACTCGTGGAAGGTTGCTGAGGTGGTGAGAGTGCTTGGAAAGAATCAATATCTAGTCAGGCTCCTTGGGTCTTCGCTGGAGTTGAGTGCACATGCATCGGATCTTCGATTGAGGAAGCTTTGGCTAGATGACAGATGGGTTGTGACTCAGAAG TATTCCGCAAGATGCTTGGATGGTGGTGCATTCAGAGGCCGATCAAAAGATGGAAATTTGGACCATAACCATAACTTCAGAATGGACAGGCGTATTCAACTTGAGAACCTGAATGCTTTTGAGGGTGATACATCTAGAGGCATCAAGAGAAAATCGTCTGCTATGTCAACACATCCTCAATGCAGTGAAATCACTAAGAGATTGCGGACACCAAATAGAAAAGGAAGGTACTCAAAGCTGGTTGATAGAGGTTCTTTCCCTTTGGCTGAAAAGGTAGATGCTGTTGATTCCCCATGCTTTATGCTGGGTGGGAAATACATGCATGCTAGTCATAAAGGGCATACTAGAACAACTGAAGAATTTAGTGACACAGAGAGTATCTCATCTTCTGTTGGTAGTTCTAGTCCTAACAGTACCCCCCATAGATCACAGTATTATAATTTGGTCTACCAAAGTGGAGATACCTGTAGTAGAACTGATGATGATGAAGCTTCTACATTTGAAAGAGAAACATCAGAACATGATAACGATGGATTGAGGGAAGAAACCCATTTGTTGGAAGAAACCCATTTGCTGGAATTACATGCTTATCGTTCAACAATGTTAGCCTTGTATGCTTGTGGGTCAATTAGCTGGGAGCAAGAGGCTTTGTTGACTAACCTAAG GTCAAGCAGGGCCAAGACTGTGGTTCCAGATTAG
- the LOC136519910 gene encoding uncharacterized protein isoform X3, which yields MRFFKGSKVEVLQEAEVPFGSWRPGEIISGNGHTYLVRYDESPVDSSVAVERVPRRLMRPRPPVDDPVRWSLGTILEAFDSYSWKVAEVVRVLGKNQYLVRLLGSSLELSAHASDLRLRKLWLDDRWVVTQKYSARCLDGGAFRGRSKDGNLDHNHNFRMDRRIQLENLNAFEGDTSRGIKRKSSAMSTHPQCSEITKRLRTPNRKGRYSKLVDRGSFPLAEKGQGWRLVKHPSIGSVNGVCHMFCSAINVATFPLNFHWSSRAKTVVPD from the exons ATGAGATTCTTCAAGGGGAGCAAGGTGGAGGTACTGCAGGAGGCAGAGGTGCCATTTGGTTCTTGGAGGCCTGGTGAGATCATCTCCGGCAATGGACACACCTACTTGGTGAGATATGATGAAAGTCCCGTTGACTCTAGCGTGGCTGTTGAAAGGGTGCCAAGAAGGTTGATGAGACCTCGCCCTCCTGTGGATGATCCTGTACGCTGGAGTTTGGGTACTATTCTTGAGGCCTTTGACAGCTACTCGTGGAAGGTTGCTGAGGTGGTGAGAGTGCTTGGAAAGAATCAATATCTAGTCAGGCTCCTTGGGTCTTCGCTGGAGTTGAGTGCACATGCATCGGATCTTCGATTGAGGAAGCTTTGGCTAGATGACAGATGGGTTGTGACTCAGAAG TATTCCGCAAGATGCTTGGATGGTGGTGCATTCAGAGGCCGATCAAAAGATGGAAATTTGGACCATAACCATAACTTCAGAATGGACAGGCGTATTCAACTTGAGAACCTGAATGCTTTTGAGGGTGATACATCTAGAGGCATCAAGAGAAAATCGTCTGCTATGTCAACACATCCTCAATGCAGTGAAATCACTAAGAGATTGCGGACACCAAATAGAAAAGGAAGGTACTCAAAGCTGGTTGATAGAGGTTCTTTCCCTTTGGCTGAAAAG GGCCAAGGTTGGAGGCTTGTAAAGCATCCTTCCATAGGTTCTGTAAATGGAGTCTGCCACATGTTTTGCAGTGCGATAAATGTGGCAACATTTCCATTGAACTTCCATTG GTCAAGCAGGGCCAAGACTGTGGTTCCAGATTAG
- the LOC136519910 gene encoding DUF724 domain-containing protein 3-like isoform X6, with protein sequence MRFFKGSKVEVLQEAEVPFGSWRPGEIISGNGHTYLVRYDESPVDSSVAVERVPRRLMRPRPPVDDPVRWSLGTILEAFDSYSWKVAEVVRVLGKNQYLVRLLGSSLELSAHASDLRLRKLWLDDRWVVTQKYSARCLDGGAFRGRSKDGNLDHNHNFRMDRRIQLENLNAFEGDTSRGIKRKSSAMSTHPQCSEITKRLRTPNRKGRSSRAKTVVPD encoded by the exons ATGAGATTCTTCAAGGGGAGCAAGGTGGAGGTACTGCAGGAGGCAGAGGTGCCATTTGGTTCTTGGAGGCCTGGTGAGATCATCTCCGGCAATGGACACACCTACTTGGTGAGATATGATGAAAGTCCCGTTGACTCTAGCGTGGCTGTTGAAAGGGTGCCAAGAAGGTTGATGAGACCTCGCCCTCCTGTGGATGATCCTGTACGCTGGAGTTTGGGTACTATTCTTGAGGCCTTTGACAGCTACTCGTGGAAGGTTGCTGAGGTGGTGAGAGTGCTTGGAAAGAATCAATATCTAGTCAGGCTCCTTGGGTCTTCGCTGGAGTTGAGTGCACATGCATCGGATCTTCGATTGAGGAAGCTTTGGCTAGATGACAGATGGGTTGTGACTCAGAAG TATTCCGCAAGATGCTTGGATGGTGGTGCATTCAGAGGCCGATCAAAAGATGGAAATTTGGACCATAACCATAACTTCAGAATGGACAGGCGTATTCAACTTGAGAACCTGAATGCTTTTGAGGGTGATACATCTAGAGGCATCAAGAGAAAATCGTCTGCTATGTCAACACATCCTCAATGCAGTGAAATCACTAAGAGATTGCGGACACCAAATAGAAAAGGAAG GTCAAGCAGGGCCAAGACTGTGGTTCCAGATTAG
- the LOC136519910 gene encoding DUF724 domain-containing protein 3-like isoform X4, whose protein sequence is MRFFKGSKVEVLQEAEVPFGSWRPGEIISGNGHTYLVRYDESPVDSSVAVERVPRRLMRPRPPVDDPVRWSLGTILEAFDSYSWKVAEVVRVLGKNQYLVRLLGSSLELSAHASDLRLRKLWLDDRWVVTQKYSARCLDGGAFRGRSKDGNLDHNHNFRMDRRIQLENLNAFEGDTSRGIKRKSSAMSTHPQCSEITKRLRTPNRKGRYSKLVDRGSFPLAEKVKQGQDCGSRLALVAG, encoded by the exons ATGAGATTCTTCAAGGGGAGCAAGGTGGAGGTACTGCAGGAGGCAGAGGTGCCATTTGGTTCTTGGAGGCCTGGTGAGATCATCTCCGGCAATGGACACACCTACTTGGTGAGATATGATGAAAGTCCCGTTGACTCTAGCGTGGCTGTTGAAAGGGTGCCAAGAAGGTTGATGAGACCTCGCCCTCCTGTGGATGATCCTGTACGCTGGAGTTTGGGTACTATTCTTGAGGCCTTTGACAGCTACTCGTGGAAGGTTGCTGAGGTGGTGAGAGTGCTTGGAAAGAATCAATATCTAGTCAGGCTCCTTGGGTCTTCGCTGGAGTTGAGTGCACATGCATCGGATCTTCGATTGAGGAAGCTTTGGCTAGATGACAGATGGGTTGTGACTCAGAAG TATTCCGCAAGATGCTTGGATGGTGGTGCATTCAGAGGCCGATCAAAAGATGGAAATTTGGACCATAACCATAACTTCAGAATGGACAGGCGTATTCAACTTGAGAACCTGAATGCTTTTGAGGGTGATACATCTAGAGGCATCAAGAGAAAATCGTCTGCTATGTCAACACATCCTCAATGCAGTGAAATCACTAAGAGATTGCGGACACCAAATAGAAAAGGAAGGTACTCAAAGCTGGTTGATAGAGGTTCTTTCCCTTTGGCTGAAAAG GTCAAGCAGGGCCAAGACTGTGGTTCCAGATTAGCACTGGTTGCTGGATAA
- the LOC136519910 gene encoding DUF724 domain-containing protein 3-like isoform X5 encodes MRFFKGSKVEVLQEAEVPFGSWRPGEIISGNGHTYLVRYDESPVDSSVAVERVPRRLMRPRPPVDDPVRWSLGTILEAFDSYSWKVAEVVRVLGKNQYLVRLLGSSLELSAHASDLRLRKLWLDDRWVVTQKYSARCLDGGAFRGRSKDGNLDHNHNFRMDRRIQLENLNAFEGDTSRGIKRKSSAMSTHPQCSEITKRLRTPNRKGRYSKLVDRGSFPLAEKRW; translated from the exons ATGAGATTCTTCAAGGGGAGCAAGGTGGAGGTACTGCAGGAGGCAGAGGTGCCATTTGGTTCTTGGAGGCCTGGTGAGATCATCTCCGGCAATGGACACACCTACTTGGTGAGATATGATGAAAGTCCCGTTGACTCTAGCGTGGCTGTTGAAAGGGTGCCAAGAAGGTTGATGAGACCTCGCCCTCCTGTGGATGATCCTGTACGCTGGAGTTTGGGTACTATTCTTGAGGCCTTTGACAGCTACTCGTGGAAGGTTGCTGAGGTGGTGAGAGTGCTTGGAAAGAATCAATATCTAGTCAGGCTCCTTGGGTCTTCGCTGGAGTTGAGTGCACATGCATCGGATCTTCGATTGAGGAAGCTTTGGCTAGATGACAGATGGGTTGTGACTCAGAAG TATTCCGCAAGATGCTTGGATGGTGGTGCATTCAGAGGCCGATCAAAAGATGGAAATTTGGACCATAACCATAACTTCAGAATGGACAGGCGTATTCAACTTGAGAACCTGAATGCTTTTGAGGGTGATACATCTAGAGGCATCAAGAGAAAATCGTCTGCTATGTCAACACATCCTCAATGCAGTGAAATCACTAAGAGATTGCGGACACCAAATAGAAAAGGAAGGTACTCAAAGCTGGTTGATAGAGGTTCTTTCCCTTTGGCTGAAAAG AGGTGGTGA
- the LOC136519910 gene encoding uncharacterized protein isoform X1, whose translation MRFFKGSKVEVLQEAEVPFGSWRPGEIISGNGHTYLVRYDESPVDSSVAVERVPRRLMRPRPPVDDPVRWSLGTILEAFDSYSWKVAEVVRVLGKNQYLVRLLGSSLELSAHASDLRLRKLWLDDRWVVTQKYSARCLDGGAFRGRSKDGNLDHNHNFRMDRRIQLENLNAFEGDTSRGIKRKSSAMSTHPQCSEITKRLRTPNRKGRYSKLVDRGSFPLAEKVDAVDSPCFMLGGKYMHASHKGHTRTTEEFSDTESISSSVGSSSPNSTPHRSQYYNLVYQSGDTCSRTDDDEASTFERETSEHDNDGLREETHLLEETHLLELHAYRSTMLALYACGSISWEQEALLTNLRLTLNISTDEHLAELRSLVTHAVTSR comes from the exons ATGAGATTCTTCAAGGGGAGCAAGGTGGAGGTACTGCAGGAGGCAGAGGTGCCATTTGGTTCTTGGAGGCCTGGTGAGATCATCTCCGGCAATGGACACACCTACTTGGTGAGATATGATGAAAGTCCCGTTGACTCTAGCGTGGCTGTTGAAAGGGTGCCAAGAAGGTTGATGAGACCTCGCCCTCCTGTGGATGATCCTGTACGCTGGAGTTTGGGTACTATTCTTGAGGCCTTTGACAGCTACTCGTGGAAGGTTGCTGAGGTGGTGAGAGTGCTTGGAAAGAATCAATATCTAGTCAGGCTCCTTGGGTCTTCGCTGGAGTTGAGTGCACATGCATCGGATCTTCGATTGAGGAAGCTTTGGCTAGATGACAGATGGGTTGTGACTCAGAAG TATTCCGCAAGATGCTTGGATGGTGGTGCATTCAGAGGCCGATCAAAAGATGGAAATTTGGACCATAACCATAACTTCAGAATGGACAGGCGTATTCAACTTGAGAACCTGAATGCTTTTGAGGGTGATACATCTAGAGGCATCAAGAGAAAATCGTCTGCTATGTCAACACATCCTCAATGCAGTGAAATCACTAAGAGATTGCGGACACCAAATAGAAAAGGAAGGTACTCAAAGCTGGTTGATAGAGGTTCTTTCCCTTTGGCTGAAAAGGTAGATGCTGTTGATTCCCCATGCTTTATGCTGGGTGGGAAATACATGCATGCTAGTCATAAAGGGCATACTAGAACAACTGAAGAATTTAGTGACACAGAGAGTATCTCATCTTCTGTTGGTAGTTCTAGTCCTAACAGTACCCCCCATAGATCACAGTATTATAATTTGGTCTACCAAAGTGGAGATACCTGTAGTAGAACTGATGATGATGAAGCTTCTACATTTGAAAGAGAAACATCAGAACATGATAACGATGGATTGAGGGAAGAAACCCATTTGTTGGAAGAAACCCATTTGCTGGAATTACATGCTTATCGTTCAACAATGTTAGCCTTGTATGCTTGTGGGTCAATTAGCTGGGAGCAAGAGGCTTTGTTGACTAACCTAAGGTTAACACTGAACATCTCAACTGATGAACATCTAGCTGAATTGAGGAGTTTGGTTACCCATGCTGTTACTTCCAGATAG